The stretch of DNA TCAAGAGCGGCACCTGGCGCGAGCGCGTCAGCATCGTGGTCGAGGACGGCGTCGTGAAATCCGTCAGCCCAATGACCCAGGCCGCGGGGAACCTCGACCTGTCGCGCCATAGCTGCCTGCCGGGCCTGATCGACATGCACGTGCACCTGACCAGCGAGACCGCGCCGGCGGTCGACGCCTACCGCGACCGCCTGACCGCCGACCCGCAGGACATGGCCTTCCGTTCCGTCAAATACGCCCAGCGCACCCTGATGGCCGGCTTCACCACGGTGCGCGACCTCGGCGCGGCCGACGGCCTGAACGTCTCGCTCAAGCGCGCCATCGCCGCCGGCGAGATCCCCGGGCCGCGCATGTTCACCGCCGGCAAATCGATCGCCACCACCGGCGGCCATGCCGATCCGACCAACAACCTGTCCCACTTCCTGAGCGAGAAAATCGGCGCCCCCGGCCCCGAGAAGGGCGTGATCGACAGCCCGGAAGAAGGCCGCCAGGCCGTACGCCAGCGCTACAAGGAAGGCGCGGACCTGATCAAGATCACCGCCACCGGCGGCGTGCTGAGCCAGGCCGCCAACGGCCAGAACTCGCAGTACACCGAGGACGAGCTGAAGGCCATCGTCAGCACCGCCAAGGACTATGGCTTCCGCGTCGCGGCCCACGCCCATGGCGCCGAGGGCATGAAGCGCGCGTTGCGCGCCGGCGTCGACTCGATCGAGCACGGCACCCTGATGGACGACGAGACCGTCGCCCTGTTCAAGAAGACCGGCCACTGGTACGTGCCGACCATCTCGGCCGGCCGCTACGTGGCGGACAAGGCCAGGATTCCGGACTACTATTCGGCCCTGGTGCGCCCGAAGGCCGCCGCCATCGGCCCGCCGCTGCAGGCCACCTTTGCCCGCGCCCACAAGGCCGGCGTGAAGATCGCCTTCGGCACCGATGCCGGCGTGTTCCCGCACGGCGAGAACGCCAAGGAATTCGGCTACATGGTCGAGGCGGGAATGAGCCCTAGCGAGGCCATCCGTTCGGCGACCCTGCACGCCGCCGAACTGCTCGACCAGGGCAATCGCCTGGGCAAGGTCGAACCGGGCTTTGCTGCGGACATCATCGCCGTCGACGGCGATCCGCTGCGCGACGTGAAAGTGCTCGAGCAGGTCAAGTTCGTCATGAAGGACGGCGTCGTCTACAAGAAGCCGTAACCAGTTTATCGAAGGAGAAGTCCATGCTGTTCCAGAAATCCAGCCGCGCCTGCGCGGCGCTGTTCGCCTTCCTGTTCCTGCTCGCCTCGGCGGCGCAGGCGCAGGCAACCAAGCTGCCCAACGTGACCATCCTCGCCACCGGCGGCACCATCGCCGGCACCGGCGCCAGCAGCACCACCACGGTCGGCTATACCGCCGCCACCGTGGGCGTGCAGGCGCTGATCCAGGCGGTCCCGGAAATTACCAGGGTGGCGAACGTCACCGGCGAGCAGGTGTTCCAGATCGCCAGCGAAAACATGGGTAACGAGCACTGGCTGATCCTGGCCAAGCGCGTCAACACCCTGCTGGCGCAGCCGAACGTGGACGGTATCGTCGTCACGCACGGCACCGACACGCTGGAAGAGACGGCCTACTTCCTGAACCTGGTCGTCAAGAGCAGCAAGCCGGTGGTGGTGGTGGGGTCGATGCGCCCGTCCACCGCGCTGTCGGCGGACGGCCCGATCAACCTGTACAACGCGGTCAACCTGGCCGGCTCGCCGAGCGCAGTGGGCAAGGGCGTGCTGGTGGCGATGAACGACCAGATCCACGCGGCGCGCGACGTCACCAAGGCCAACACCACCACCGCCGACACCTTCCGTGCGGCCGAACTGGGCATGATCGGCTACATCCAGGGCGGCAAGCCTTTCTTCTACCGTGAGGTGACGCGCAAGCACACGGCTGACACCGAATTCGACGTGTCGAAGCTGGATGCGCTGCCGCAGGTGGACGTGGCCTATGCGTATGCCAACGTGGGCGACATGGCGGTGAAGGCGCTGGTGGCCGCCGGCGCCAAGGGCCTGGTGCATGCGGGCGTGGGCAATGGCAGCCTGCCGGCGAAAACCAAGCCGGCCCTGGTCGCGGCGCGTGAAAAGGGTGTGGTGATCGTACGTTCGTCGCGCGTCGGCCAGGGCATCGTGGCGCGCAATGGCGAGGCCAACGACGACCAGCTCGACTTCGTGGTGGCGGATACGCTGAGCCCGCAGAAGGCGCGTATTCTCTTGATGCTGGCGCTGACCAGGACCAGCAATACGAAGGAGATTCAGCGGATGTTCTACACCTACTGAGCCGGCACTGTTTGAACGCGCGGTCGGCGAAGCCGACCACGCGTTCAACTACACCTTGAATATTCGCTTCAACTACTTCGCAATCTCCAGCGGCGGCGACGCCAGCTCCTCATCCGGCCGCGCCAGCTGCCGTTCCCACATCTGCGCATACAGGCCGCGCGCCGCCAGCAAGGAGCCGTGCGTGCCGCGCTCCACGATCTTCCCGTGATCGAGCACGATGATCTGCTGCGCATCGGCGATGGTCGACAGCCGGTGCGCGATCACCAGGGTGGTGCGGTCCTTCGCAATGTCCTTCAGTTGCGCCTGGATCGCCTGCTCCGACTTCGAATCCAGCGCCGAGGTCGCCTCATCGAAAATCAGGATCGCCGGGTTCTTCAGCAGGGTACGCGCGATCGCCACGCGCTGCTTCTCGCCGCCCGACAGCTTCAGGCCGCGCTCGCCCACCATGGTCTGGTAGCCATCCGGCAGGCTCTCGATGAAGTCGTGGATCGAGGCCGCGCGCGCCGCCGCCACGATGTCTCCATGCGAGGCGCCCGGCCGGCCATAGGCGATGTTGTATTCGATGCTGTCGTTGAACAGCACCGTATCCTGGGGCACGATGCCGATCGATGCGCGCAGCGATTGCTGGGTGATGTTGCGCAGGTCCTGACCGTCGATGCGGATCGCCCCGCCGTTCACATCGTAGAAACGGAACAGCAGGCGCGACAGGGTCGACTTGCCCGAGCCGCTGTGCCCCACCACCGCGGTCGTGGTCCCGGCTGGAATCGTGAAATCGACGTCGAACAGGATCTGGCGTTTGGCTTCGTAGCTGAACTCGACGTGCGAAAACTCGACCTGGGCGCCGCGTGTCACGAGGGGCTGGGCGCCCGGGCTGTCGGCCACTTCGCGGTTCTGGTCGAGCAGCGAGAACAGGCGCTCCATGTCGGCCAGACTCTGCTTGATCTCGCGGTAGATCACGCCCAGGAAGTTCAGCGGAATATACAACTGGATCATGAAGGAATTCACCAGCACCAGGTCGCCCAGCGTCATGGTGCCGGCGATCACGCCTTCGGTGGCGCGCCACAGGATCAGGGTGACGGCGGTGGCGATGATCAGGGACTGGCCCGTGTTCAGGAAAGACAGCGAAGTCTGCGAACGCACCGCGGCGTTCTCGAAGCTCTGCAGGCCCTGGTCGTAGCGTTTGGCCTCGTATTCCTCGTTGCCGAAGTACTTCACCGTTTCGTAGTTGAGCAGCGAATCGATGGCCTTGGTGTTGGCCTTGGAGTCGAGCTCGTTCATGGTGCGGCGGAAGTGCGTGCGCCACTCGGTCACGATCACCGTGAAGGCGATGTAGCTCACCAGGGCCACGCCGGTGATGACGGTGAACCAGATGTCGTAGTTCAGCACCAGGTAGCCAAGCACCAGGGTGATCTCCACCAGCGTCGGCAGCACGTTGAACAGCGAGTACGAGATGAGCGAATTCACGCCGCGCGTGCCGCGCTCGATGTCGCGCGTCATGCCGCCGGTCTGGCGGTTCAGGTGAAAGCGCAGCGACAGCGCATGCAGGTGGCGGAACACCTTCAGCGCGATGGTGCGCACCGCGCGCTGGGTCACGCGCGCGAACAGGAATTCGCGCAGTTCGGTGAACAGCGTGGTGGACAGGCGCAGCAGGCCATAGGCGACCAGCGCGCCGAGCGGCAGCACCAGCAACGCATGCGGGTCTTTCGG from Massilia varians encodes:
- a CDS encoding type II asparaginase — its product is MLFQKSSRACAALFAFLFLLASAAQAQATKLPNVTILATGGTIAGTGASSTTTVGYTAATVGVQALIQAVPEITRVANVTGEQVFQIASENMGNEHWLILAKRVNTLLAQPNVDGIVVTHGTDTLEETAYFLNLVVKSSKPVVVVGSMRPSTALSADGPINLYNAVNLAGSPSAVGKGVLVAMNDQIHAARDVTKANTTTADTFRAAELGMIGYIQGGKPFFYREVTRKHTADTEFDVSKLDALPQVDVAYAYANVGDMAVKALVAAGAKGLVHAGVGNGSLPAKTKPALVAAREKGVVIVRSSRVGQGIVARNGEANDDQLDFVVADTLSPQKARILLMLALTRTSNTKEIQRMFYTY
- a CDS encoding ABCB family ABC transporter ATP-binding protein/permease yields the protein MRRTPASTVPLPPDSKGVPRNDWATLRTLFPYLWVYKWRVLAALAALVGAKLANVGVPLVLKQLIDQLAVDPKDPHALLVLPLGALVAYGLLRLSTTLFTELREFLFARVTQRAVRTIALKVFRHLHALSLRFHLNRQTGGMTRDIERGTRGVNSLISYSLFNVLPTLVEITLVLGYLVLNYDIWFTVITGVALVSYIAFTVIVTEWRTHFRRTMNELDSKANTKAIDSLLNYETVKYFGNEEYEAKRYDQGLQSFENAAVRSQTSLSFLNTGQSLIIATAVTLILWRATEGVIAGTMTLGDLVLVNSFMIQLYIPLNFLGVIYREIKQSLADMERLFSLLDQNREVADSPGAQPLVTRGAQVEFSHVEFSYEAKRQILFDVDFTIPAGTTTAVVGHSGSGKSTLSRLLFRFYDVNGGAIRIDGQDLRNITQQSLRASIGIVPQDTVLFNDSIEYNIAYGRPGASHGDIVAAARAASIHDFIESLPDGYQTMVGERGLKLSGGEKQRVAIARTLLKNPAILIFDEATSALDSKSEQAIQAQLKDIAKDRTTLVIAHRLSTIADAQQIIVLDHGKIVERGTHGSLLAARGLYAQMWERQLARPDEELASPPLEIAK
- a CDS encoding metal-dependent hydrolase family protein; the protein is MKQLYMAGLLLGAFGSAHAATQTIDCGRLLDVKSGTWRERVSIVVEDGVVKSVSPMTQAAGNLDLSRHSCLPGLIDMHVHLTSETAPAVDAYRDRLTADPQDMAFRSVKYAQRTLMAGFTTVRDLGAADGLNVSLKRAIAAGEIPGPRMFTAGKSIATTGGHADPTNNLSHFLSEKIGAPGPEKGVIDSPEEGRQAVRQRYKEGADLIKITATGGVLSQAANGQNSQYTEDELKAIVSTAKDYGFRVAAHAHGAEGMKRALRAGVDSIEHGTLMDDETVALFKKTGHWYVPTISAGRYVADKARIPDYYSALVRPKAAAIGPPLQATFARAHKAGVKIAFGTDAGVFPHGENAKEFGYMVEAGMSPSEAIRSATLHAAELLDQGNRLGKVEPGFAADIIAVDGDPLRDVKVLEQVKFVMKDGVVYKKP